The Manihot esculenta cultivar AM560-2 chromosome 1, M.esculenta_v8, whole genome shotgun sequence genome has a window encoding:
- the LOC110614008 gene encoding metal tolerance protein 1 isoform X2, translating to METQNPQHGQIIEISVDVPDGGSSVGGSKICGEAPCGFSDAGAIYKDTRERSASMRKLLVAVALCVIFMSVEVGGGIVANSLAILTDAAHLLSDVAAFAISLLSLWAAGFPATPRLSYGFFRVEILGALVSTQLIWLLAGILVYEAIYRLIHDTGEVNGFVMFLVAAFGLVVNVIMALLLGHDNGHGYGHGHDDHNHKIEHSHGKKITTHHRHHHEERLQEEHHPVSEETAVPLLDEGKGKHVKTHRNINVQGAYLHVLGDSIQSIGVMIGGAIIWYKPEWKIVDLICTLIFSVVVLGTTIKMLHNILEILMESSPREIDATKLEMGLLEMEEVMAIHELHIWAITVGKVLLSCHVKIRPEANADMVLDNVINYIRREYNISHVTIQIER from the coding sequence ATGGAAACACAAAACCCTCAGCATGGACAAATTATTGAGATAAGTGTTGATGTTCCTGATGGAGGGAGTAGTGTTGGTGGCAGTAAGATATGTGGGGAAGCACCTTGTGGATTCTCAGATGCTGGAGCTATTTACAAAGATACCAGAGAACGATCAGCTTCCATGCGCAAGCTCTTGGTGGCAGTGGCACTTTGTGTAATCTTTATGAGTGTTGAAGTAGGTGGTGGCATCGTGGCCAACAGTCTTGCAATATTGACTGATGCTGCCCATTTGCTTTCAGATGTTGCAGCCTTTGCTATCTCCTTGTTGTCTTTATGGGCAGCTGGCTTCCCAGCCACGCCCCGTCTGTCCTATGGATTCTTTAGGGTTGAGATTCTAGGTGCATTGGTTTCCACGCAGCTCATTTGGTTGCTTGCTGGGATTTTGGTATATGAAGCCATTTATAGGCTCATTCATGATACAGGTGAGGTAAACGGCTTTGTAATGTTTCTAGTTGCAGCATTTGGTCTGGTGGTGAATGTCATCATGGCTCTTTTGTTGGGCCATGATAATGGACATGGATATGGCCATGGCCATGATGATCACAATCATAAGATTGAACACAGCCATGGGAAGAAAATTACCACTCATCACCGCCATCATCATGAGGAGCGATTGCAAGAGGAGCACCACCCTGTGTCTGAAGAAACTGCTGTACCATTGCTGGATGAGGGAAAAGGCAAGCATGTAAAAACACACCGTAATATAAATGTGCAAGGGGCTTATCTCCATGTGCTTGGGGATTCAATTCAGAGTATTGGGGTAATGATTGGAGGTGCAATCATATGGTATAAGCCTGAGTGGAAGATAGTTGACCTCATATGCACACTAATTTTTTCAGTTGTAGTTTTAGGTACAACGATCAAAATGTTGCATAACATACTTGAAATCTTGATGGAGAGCTCTCCAAGAGAGATAGATGCAACAAAGCTAGAGATGGGGCTGTTGGAGATGGAGGAAGTGATGGCCATTCACGAGCTGCATATATGGGCCATCACAGTGGGCAAAGTCCTCTTATCTTGTCATGTTAAAATCAGACCAGAGGCAAATGCTGACATGGTTCTTGACAATGTGATAAACTACATCAGAAGGGAATACAATATTAGTCATGTTACCATCCAGATAGAACGGTAG
- the LOC110614008 gene encoding metal tolerance protein 1 isoform X1 codes for METQNPQHGQIIEISVDVPDGGSSVGGSKICGEAPCGFSDAGAIYKDTRERSASMRKLLVAVALCVIFMSVEVGGGIVANSLAILTDAAHLLSDVAAFAISLLSLWAAGFPATPRLSYGFFRVEILGALVSTQLIWLLAGILVYEAIYRLIHDTGEVNGFVMFLVAAFGLVVNVIMALLLGHDNGHGYGHGHDDHNHKIEHSHGKKITTHHRHHHEERLQEEHHPVSEETAVPLLDEGKGKHVKTHRNINVQGAYLHVLGDSIQSIGVMIGGAIIWYKPEWKIVDLICTLIFSVVVLGTTIKMLHNILEILMESSPREIDATKLEMGLLEMEEVMAIHELHIWAITVGKVLLSCHVKIRPEANADMVLDNVINYIRREYNISHVTIQIERKEEATM; via the exons ATGGAAACACAAAACCCTCAGCATGGACAAATTATTGAGATAAGTGTTGATGTTCCTGATGGAGGGAGTAGTGTTGGTGGCAGTAAGATATGTGGGGAAGCACCTTGTGGATTCTCAGATGCTGGAGCTATTTACAAAGATACCAGAGAACGATCAGCTTCCATGCGCAAGCTCTTGGTGGCAGTGGCACTTTGTGTAATCTTTATGAGTGTTGAAGTAGGTGGTGGCATCGTGGCCAACAGTCTTGCAATATTGACTGATGCTGCCCATTTGCTTTCAGATGTTGCAGCCTTTGCTATCTCCTTGTTGTCTTTATGGGCAGCTGGCTTCCCAGCCACGCCCCGTCTGTCCTATGGATTCTTTAGGGTTGAGATTCTAGGTGCATTGGTTTCCACGCAGCTCATTTGGTTGCTTGCTGGGATTTTGGTATATGAAGCCATTTATAGGCTCATTCATGATACAGGTGAGGTAAACGGCTTTGTAATGTTTCTAGTTGCAGCATTTGGTCTGGTGGTGAATGTCATCATGGCTCTTTTGTTGGGCCATGATAATGGACATGGATATGGCCATGGCCATGATGATCACAATCATAAGATTGAACACAGCCATGGGAAGAAAATTACCACTCATCACCGCCATCATCATGAGGAGCGATTGCAAGAGGAGCACCACCCTGTGTCTGAAGAAACTGCTGTACCATTGCTGGATGAGGGAAAAGGCAAGCATGTAAAAACACACCGTAATATAAATGTGCAAGGGGCTTATCTCCATGTGCTTGGGGATTCAATTCAGAGTATTGGGGTAATGATTGGAGGTGCAATCATATGGTATAAGCCTGAGTGGAAGATAGTTGACCTCATATGCACACTAATTTTTTCAGTTGTAGTTTTAGGTACAACGATCAAAATGTTGCATAACATACTTGAAATCTTGATGGAGAGCTCTCCAAGAGAGATAGATGCAACAAAGCTAGAGATGGGGCTGTTGGAGATGGAGGAAGTGATGGCCATTCACGAGCTGCATATATGGGCCATCACAGTGGGCAAAGTCCTCTTATCTTGTCATGTTAAAATCAGACCAGAGGCAAATGCTGACATGGTTCTTGACAATGTGATAAACTACATCAGAAGGGAATACAATATTAGTCATGTTACCATCCAGATAGAACG AAAGGAGGAAGCCACCATGTGA